A single window of Halosolutus gelatinilyticus DNA harbors:
- a CDS encoding M24 family metallopeptidase, producing the protein MRSVFESRLAATRRRLAAVDADLAVCFPSPNLTYLVGFDESPSERHLLLFVPTDGPTVLLAPTMYEAQLDRCPIDELRLWDDDEEPLAVLERTVSDLGFDEASGEPPTVLVDDRMWATFTQDLRSALPRAEFGLASAAIEPLRLKKDDVELDALERAGAIADRVSVAVRSRGRDLVGLTEAELAAEIDRLLTAEGGDEPAFETIVASGPNGASPHHHGGQRRIEPGDPIVLDFGTTASADLEDGTGRYPSDQTRTVVVGEPSAEFEHVHEIVRDAQEAAVDAVEPGVAAAEIDRVARDVIDDAGYADAFIHRTGHGVGLEVHEPPYIAAGTDRELEPGMVFSVEPGIYLDGAFGVRIEDLVVVTDDGADRLNDSPRGWKTGDRFDAP; encoded by the coding sequence ATGAGATCCGTGTTCGAGTCCCGGCTGGCCGCGACCCGACGGCGACTCGCCGCCGTCGACGCCGACCTGGCCGTCTGTTTTCCGAGCCCCAACCTCACGTACCTCGTCGGCTTCGACGAATCGCCCTCGGAGCGGCACCTGCTGCTCTTCGTGCCCACGGATGGACCGACGGTCCTTCTCGCGCCGACGATGTACGAAGCCCAGCTCGATCGGTGCCCGATCGACGAACTCCGGCTCTGGGACGACGACGAGGAGCCCCTCGCCGTGCTCGAGCGAACCGTCTCGGATCTGGGATTCGACGAGGCGTCCGGCGAGCCGCCGACGGTCCTCGTCGACGATCGGATGTGGGCGACGTTCACGCAGGATCTCCGGTCCGCGCTTCCCCGTGCCGAGTTCGGACTCGCGAGCGCCGCGATCGAACCGCTTCGGCTCAAGAAGGACGACGTCGAACTCGACGCGCTCGAGCGGGCCGGCGCCATCGCCGATCGGGTCTCGGTCGCCGTCCGATCGCGGGGACGCGACCTCGTGGGACTGACCGAGGCGGAACTCGCCGCCGAGATCGACCGACTACTGACGGCTGAAGGCGGCGACGAGCCCGCGTTCGAGACGATCGTCGCCTCCGGACCCAACGGCGCATCTCCCCACCACCACGGCGGTCAGCGACGGATCGAACCCGGCGACCCGATCGTTCTGGACTTCGGAACGACCGCTTCAGCCGACCTCGAAGACGGAACGGGGCGGTATCCGAGCGATCAAACCCGAACCGTCGTCGTCGGCGAGCCGTCGGCCGAGTTCGAACACGTACACGAGATCGTCCGCGACGCACAGGAGGCAGCCGTCGACGCCGTCGAACCCGGTGTCGCGGCCGCGGAGATCGATCGGGTAGCGCGTGACGTGATCGACGACGCCGGCTACGCTGACGCCTTCATCCACCGGACGGGCCACGGCGTCGGACTGGAAGTTCACGAACCGCCGTACATCGCCGCCGGTACGGATCGCGAACTCGAACCTGGGATGGTGTTCAGCGTCGAACCGGGGATCTACCTGGACGGAGCGTTCGGCGTCAGAATCGAAGACCTCGTCGTCGTCACCGACGACGGGGCCGACCGATTGAACGACTCTCCCCGAGGATGGAAAACCGGCGATCGGTTCGACGCGCCCTGA
- a CDS encoding Cdc6/Cdc18 family protein, which translates to MSSSGDDLFTRDDPIFENKELLEINHLPEEGRIVGRDDEISDLANAVNPAIFGQSPSNLLIYGKTGTGKSLCAKHISERLIRVAKEEGVTADFAYVDCAQDSTETQAVQTIAYSLNDSDVTDVKIPDKGLSTSTYYKRLWNVLDSQYDVVLIILDEVDKLDDDDILMQLSRAGEAGKLDHCKIGVIGISNKIKYKDRMDERVKSSLCEREFVFPPYDANQLRDIMEARSDAFKDGVLDPSVIPRAAALAAREHGDARKAIDILRYAGEIAQSNGSDRVREEFVVQARERAETDRFRELIRGSTPHSRYVLQALAVLSLNTPNEDGFRTTRIYDVYEEICRQEGSDSLSLRRVRDLLKEHAFLDIIEQSRQSGGSAEGSYTEHQLLEDPDVVRKVLVETVQSEPADS; encoded by the coding sequence ATGTCGAGTTCCGGCGACGATCTCTTCACTCGAGATGATCCGATATTCGAAAACAAGGAGCTGCTCGAGATCAATCATCTGCCCGAGGAAGGTCGCATCGTCGGCCGGGACGACGAGATCTCCGATCTCGCGAACGCGGTCAATCCGGCGATTTTCGGCCAGAGTCCGAGCAATCTGCTCATCTACGGGAAGACCGGGACCGGCAAATCCCTCTGTGCAAAGCACATTTCCGAGCGGCTCATCCGCGTGGCGAAAGAAGAGGGCGTCACCGCGGATTTCGCCTACGTCGACTGCGCTCAGGACAGCACCGAAACGCAGGCCGTCCAGACGATCGCGTACTCGCTGAACGATTCGGACGTCACCGACGTCAAGATTCCGGACAAGGGATTGAGTACGTCGACGTACTACAAACGGCTCTGGAACGTCCTCGATTCGCAGTACGATGTCGTCCTGATAATCCTGGATGAGGTCGACAAACTCGACGACGACGACATTCTGATGCAACTCTCGCGGGCGGGCGAGGCGGGCAAACTCGACCACTGCAAGATCGGCGTCATCGGAATCAGTAACAAGATCAAGTACAAGGATCGAATGGACGAGCGGGTCAAATCGAGCCTCTGCGAGCGGGAGTTCGTCTTTCCGCCGTACGACGCGAATCAGCTCCGAGACATCATGGAGGCGCGCAGCGATGCGTTCAAAGACGGCGTACTCGATCCGTCAGTAATTCCTCGCGCGGCCGCGCTCGCCGCGCGGGAACACGGGGACGCGCGGAAGGCGATCGACATCCTCCGGTACGCCGGGGAGATCGCCCAGTCGAACGGCAGCGATCGCGTTCGCGAGGAGTTCGTCGTTCAGGCGCGGGAACGGGCCGAGACGGATCGGTTCCGGGAGCTCATCCGCGGTTCGACGCCACACTCCCGGTACGTGTTGCAGGCACTGGCCGTGCTCTCGCTGAACACCCCGAACGAGGACGGCTTCAGGACGACGCGCATCTACGACGTGTACGAGGAGATCTGTCGGCAGGAGGGGTCGGATTCACTTTCCCTCCGTCGCGTTCGTGACCTCCTGAAGGAACACGCGTTCCTCGACATTATCGAACAGTCCCGTCAGAGCGGCGGCAGCGCGGAGGGCAGCTACACCGAGCACCAACTTCTCGAAGATCCGGACGTCGTTCGGAAAGTCCTGGTGGAGACGGTCCAATCCGAACCCGCCGATTCGTGA